A portion of the Polaribacter cellanae genome contains these proteins:
- a CDS encoding glycoside hydrolase family 95 protein — MNTKKSTSHFIKLFAISFLLFLSACQESEKKEDYNSLKLWYKQPALATVADNHNGWKDDPEWLKSLPLGNGALGAMVYGDVNKERIQLNEESMWSGSSSDDDNPKAYPAQAKIRKLLFEGKYKEATLLTQQTQVCIGKGSGHGNGAEVPFGCFQTMGDLWIDFNKNSNYESYNRELDLDDAVVRVSYKQDGVNYKREIFVSEPDQVMVVKLTADTPGKISFKSTITRPERFKTSTKDDQLIMQGALSDGKGGTNLEYLTRLSAVNKNGTVKYEGKNLIVENADEVTLYLTASTNYVLEFPTYKGRDYKNITATNLQKAKKTAYKELLRRHKEEYQQYYKRVDLKLTSNALDTIPTDVRLKNIKAKKEDLRMVELLFQYGRYLLISSSRPGTLPANLQGIWANKIQTPWNGDFHTDVNVQMNYWLAESTNLGEMHLPLFDLMGTLKEAGKSTAKVHYNASGWVLHPITNAWGFTAPGEESSWGMHLGGGAWLTTHIMEHYYYTLDKKFLKEKFPILKTSTQFYLDWLIPDPKTGKLISGPSVSPENSFLAPDGSNSKICMGPSHDQQVIWQLFKNYIDASNALGINDELLQKVIKAQQNLAQTKIGSDGRLMEWREEFKELEPGHRHISHLFALHPGYQIDIVKTPKYAEAARKSLDYRIKNGGGHTGWSAAWLINQYARLGDAENAEKSLNMVLSKSVSPNLFGLHPPFQMDANFGTSAGIAEMLLQSQSGEIRLLPALSKNWKNGYVKGLSARGGFVVDIDWKAGKLENVRIFSKKGGSCILEYNGKQIALNTKANTEYFPLKDGRNFGV; from the coding sequence ATGAATACCAAAAAATCTACCTCTCACTTCATTAAATTATTTGCCATTAGCTTTTTACTTTTTTTATCAGCTTGCCAAGAATCAGAAAAAAAAGAAGATTACAATTCGCTTAAACTTTGGTACAAACAACCTGCTTTAGCTACAGTAGCAGACAACCATAATGGATGGAAAGACGACCCAGAATGGCTAAAATCTTTACCTTTAGGAAATGGCGCTTTAGGTGCAATGGTTTATGGAGATGTAAACAAAGAACGTATTCAACTGAACGAAGAAAGTATGTGGTCTGGAAGTTCAAGTGATGATGACAACCCGAAAGCTTATCCAGCGCAAGCGAAAATTAGAAAATTACTTTTTGAAGGAAAATATAAAGAAGCAACACTTTTAACACAACAAACTCAAGTTTGTATTGGCAAAGGAAGTGGACATGGAAATGGTGCAGAAGTTCCTTTTGGGTGTTTTCAAACCATGGGAGATTTATGGATTGATTTCAATAAAAACAGTAATTATGAAAGTTATAATCGTGAATTAGATTTAGACGATGCTGTTGTTAGAGTGAGCTACAAACAAGATGGTGTAAACTACAAAAGAGAAATTTTTGTTAGTGAACCAGACCAAGTAATGGTTGTAAAATTAACTGCAGACACACCTGGTAAAATATCGTTTAAAAGCACAATAACAAGGCCAGAAAGATTTAAAACTTCAACAAAAGACGACCAATTAATTATGCAAGGTGCACTTTCTGATGGTAAAGGAGGTACAAATTTAGAATACTTAACACGTTTATCTGCCGTAAATAAAAATGGAACTGTTAAATACGAAGGCAAAAATTTAATTGTAGAAAATGCAGATGAAGTTACCTTATATTTAACAGCTTCAACAAATTATGTTTTAGAATTTCCTACTTATAAAGGAAGAGATTATAAAAATATTACAGCGACAAATTTACAAAAAGCAAAGAAAACAGCTTATAAAGAGCTTTTAAGAAGGCACAAAGAAGAATATCAACAATATTACAAAAGAGTCGATTTAAAACTTACTTCAAATGCTTTAGACACCATTCCTACAGATGTTCGCCTTAAAAATATAAAAGCAAAAAAAGAAGATTTACGTATGGTGGAATTGCTGTTTCAATATGGTAGATATTTATTAATTTCTTCTTCGAGACCAGGAACTTTACCTGCAAATTTACAAGGAATTTGGGCAAATAAAATTCAAACTCCTTGGAATGGAGATTTCCATACAGATGTAAATGTTCAAATGAATTATTGGTTGGCAGAAAGCACCAATTTAGGTGAAATGCATTTACCATTGTTCGATTTAATGGGAACTTTAAAAGAAGCAGGTAAAAGTACAGCAAAAGTACATTACAATGCAAGTGGCTGGGTTTTACACCCAATTACAAATGCTTGGGGATTTACAGCTCCTGGAGAAGAGTCTAGTTGGGGAATGCATTTGGGTGGTGGTGCTTGGTTAACGACACACATTATGGAACATTATTATTATACATTAGATAAAAAGTTCTTAAAAGAAAAGTTTCCTATTTTAAAAACTTCTACTCAGTTTTATTTAGATTGGTTAATTCCAGATCCAAAAACTGGTAAATTAATTTCTGGACCTTCTGTTTCTCCAGAAAACAGCTTCTTAGCACCAGATGGAAGTAATAGTAAAATTTGTATGGGACCTTCTCACGACCAACAAGTAATTTGGCAACTTTTTAAAAATTATATAGATGCTTCCAATGCTTTAGGTATAAATGACGAATTATTACAAAAAGTAATAAAAGCGCAACAAAATTTAGCACAAACAAAAATTGGTTCAGATGGACGTTTAATGGAATGGAGAGAAGAATTTAAAGAATTAGAACCCGGTCATAGACATATTTCTCATCTATTTGCATTGCACCCAGGATATCAAATTGATATTGTTAAAACTCCAAAATATGCAGAAGCTGCAAGAAAATCTTTAGATTATAGAATTAAAAATGGTGGTGGACACACAGGTTGGAGTGCTGCTTGGTTAATTAACCAATATGCAAGATTGGGCGATGCAGAAAACGCTGAAAAAAGTTTAAATATGGTTTTATCTAAAAGTGTAAGCCCCAACTTATTTGGCTTGCATCCTCCTTTTCAAATGGATGCAAATTTTGGAACATCAGCAGGAATTGCAGAAATGTTATTACAGAGTCAGTCTGGAGAAATTAGATTGTTACCAGCCTTATCAAAAAACTGGAAAAATGGTTATGTAAAAGGATTAAGCGCAAGAGGTGGTTTTGTTGTTGATATTGATTGGAAAGCAGGAAAATTAGAAAATGTACGTATTTTCTCTAAAAAGGGTGGCTCTTGTATCTTAGAATACAATGGAAAACAAATTGCTTTAAATACGAAAGCAAATACCGAGTATTTTCCTTTGAAAGATGGAAGAAATTTCGGTGTATAA
- a CDS encoding class I SAM-dependent methyltransferase produces the protein MNNKKETHKKKKPWPTKKAMEQVYKMKLWGDNNTDFYSGEGSYNLAIVNPYLDVVKLFLNSFEKRLVVCDLGCGDFNVGKELVQFSKKYFAIDIVEDLIKRNKEKFKAENLEFRCLDISKDNLPSGDCVLLRQVLQHLSNTEISKILTKLSNFKYIILTEHLPNGNFTPNEDIISGQGIRLKKQSGLNLLKPPFNFKVKGEKQLLATNLKESKGVILTTLYQLF, from the coding sequence ATGAACAATAAAAAAGAAACCCATAAAAAAAAGAAGCCATGGCCGACAAAAAAAGCAATGGAACAAGTCTATAAAATGAAACTTTGGGGCGATAATAATACCGATTTTTATTCTGGTGAAGGTTCTTATAATTTGGCTATTGTAAATCCCTATTTAGATGTTGTAAAGTTGTTTTTAAATTCCTTCGAAAAACGGCTTGTAGTTTGCGATTTAGGTTGTGGCGATTTTAATGTAGGTAAAGAATTGGTGCAGTTTTCTAAGAAATATTTCGCGATTGATATTGTTGAAGATTTAATCAAACGAAATAAAGAGAAATTTAAAGCAGAAAACCTAGAATTCCGTTGTTTAGATATTTCAAAAGATAATTTGCCTTCTGGAGATTGTGTTTTATTGAGACAAGTATTGCAGCATTTATCTAATACCGAAATTTCTAAAATACTAACAAAACTCTCTAATTTTAAATACATTATTTTAACAGAACATTTGCCAAATGGCAATTTTACTCCCAATGAAGATATTATTTCTGGACAAGGAATTCGACTGAAAAAACAAAGCGGATTAAACCTATTAAAACCTCCTTTTAATTTTAAAGTGAAAGGAGAAAAACAATTGTTAGCTACAAATTTAAAAGAGTCGAAAGGTGTTATTCTAACGACTCTTTATCAATTATTTTAA
- the lon gene encoding endopeptidase La yields the protein MTDIKKMSKPKVMRLDNMSLHSMLNEDSELIPLMTPEDEEIINNESVPEILPILPLRNTVLFPGVVIPITAGRDQSIQLIKDANKGDKVIGVVAQKNEEVEEPSLKDIHTTGVVAQILRVLKMPDGNTTVIIQGKKRFEIDTLIQDKPYLKATVKEAFEDKVINDKKEFEAIIDSIKEQALEVIKENPILPSEASFAIKNIQSSSFLVSFISSNMDLSVLQKQVILEKDNLKERALLTLKNLNKELQKLKLRNDIQSKTREDLDQQQKEYYLHQQLKTIQEELGGVSNDQELEEMRTKGKAKKWTKEVEKTFEKELGRLKRMNPQMAEYGVQRSYLELLLELPWGEYTKDKFDLKRATKILNRDHFGLDKVKDRIIEHLAVLKLRNDMKSPILCLYGPPGVGKTSLGKSVAEALGRKYVRMSLGGLRDEAEIRGHRKTYIGAMPGRLIQNLKKAESSNPVFVLDEIDKLGQSHQGDPSSAMLEVLDPEQNESFYDNYLEVGYDLSKILFIATANNLGQIPWALRDRMEIINVTGYTIEEKIEIAKRHLLPKQLKEHGLSTEHLKIGKKQLEQIVEGYTRESGVRGLEKKIAKMVRFAAKSIALEEEYNISITSEDVEKILGTPRNRDKYENNGVAGVVTGLAWTSVGGDILFIESILSKGKGTLSITGNLGNVMKESATIALQYIKSNAEEFGIKPETMEKYNVHIHVPEGATPKDGPSAGITMLTSLVSSYTQRKVKNKLAMTGEITLRGKVLPVGGIKEKILAAKRANIKEIILCEDNRKDILEINESYLKGLTFHYVSDMKQVIEIALTKQKVQNAKKLV from the coding sequence ATGACAGATATAAAGAAGATGAGCAAACCAAAAGTAATGAGATTAGACAATATGTCGCTTCATAGCATGCTAAATGAAGATTCTGAGTTAATTCCTTTAATGACGCCAGAAGATGAAGAAATTATCAATAACGAAAGCGTTCCAGAAATTTTACCAATATTACCTTTAAGAAATACGGTTTTATTTCCGGGAGTTGTAATTCCAATTACAGCTGGTAGAGATCAATCTATTCAATTGATTAAAGATGCTAATAAAGGCGATAAAGTTATTGGAGTTGTTGCACAAAAAAATGAAGAAGTAGAAGAGCCTAGTTTAAAAGATATCCATACAACTGGTGTTGTTGCACAGATTTTACGTGTTTTAAAAATGCCAGATGGAAACACAACTGTTATTATTCAGGGTAAAAAACGGTTTGAAATTGATACACTTATTCAAGATAAACCATATTTAAAAGCTACTGTAAAAGAAGCTTTTGAAGACAAAGTTATTAACGATAAAAAAGAGTTTGAAGCAATTATAGATTCTATTAAAGAACAAGCTTTAGAAGTAATTAAAGAAAACCCAATTTTGCCTTCAGAAGCTTCTTTTGCGATAAAAAATATTCAATCGAGTTCTTTTTTGGTGAGTTTTATTTCATCGAATATGGATTTAAGTGTGTTGCAAAAACAAGTAATTTTAGAAAAAGACAATCTAAAAGAACGTGCATTGTTAACATTAAAAAACCTAAACAAAGAACTTCAGAAATTAAAATTGCGTAACGATATTCAGTCTAAAACAAGAGAAGATTTAGACCAACAACAAAAAGAATATTATTTACATCAACAATTAAAAACCATCCAAGAAGAATTGGGAGGTGTTTCCAACGACCAAGAGTTGGAAGAAATGCGTACAAAAGGAAAAGCTAAAAAATGGACGAAAGAAGTTGAGAAAACTTTTGAAAAAGAATTAGGTCGTTTAAAGAGAATGAATCCGCAAATGGCGGAATATGGCGTTCAAAGAAGCTATTTAGAATTGTTGTTAGAATTGCCTTGGGGCGAATACACAAAAGATAAGTTCGATTTAAAAAGAGCGACAAAAATCTTAAACAGAGACCATTTTGGTTTAGATAAAGTAAAAGACAGAATTATAGAACATTTAGCGGTTTTAAAGCTAAGAAACGATATGAAATCTCCAATTTTATGTTTGTACGGACCTCCAGGAGTTGGTAAAACTTCGTTAGGAAAATCCGTTGCAGAAGCTTTAGGAAGAAAATACGTTCGTATGTCTTTAGGAGGTTTGCGAGACGAAGCAGAAATTAGAGGACACAGAAAAACCTATATTGGAGCGATGCCTGGACGTTTAATTCAGAATTTGAAAAAAGCCGAAAGCTCGAACCCAGTTTTTGTGTTGGATGAAATAGACAAGTTAGGGCAAAGTCATCAAGGAGATCCATCTTCTGCAATGTTAGAGGTTTTAGATCCAGAGCAAAACGAATCTTTTTACGACAATTATTTAGAAGTTGGTTACGATTTATCGAAAATCCTTTTCATAGCCACTGCAAACAATTTAGGACAAATCCCTTGGGCTTTGCGTGATAGAATGGAAATAATAAATGTAACTGGTTACACGATTGAAGAAAAAATAGAAATCGCCAAAAGACATTTGTTGCCAAAGCAATTAAAAGAACATGGTTTATCAACCGAGCATTTAAAAATTGGCAAAAAACAGTTAGAGCAAATTGTAGAAGGCTATACAAGAGAATCTGGTGTTCGTGGTTTGGAAAAGAAAATAGCAAAAATGGTGCGTTTTGCGGCAAAATCGATTGCTTTAGAGGAAGAATACAACATTTCTATTACGAGTGAAGATGTCGAAAAAATATTGGGAACTCCAAGAAATAGAGACAAATACGAAAATAATGGAGTTGCAGGTGTGGTTACTGGATTAGCATGGACAAGCGTTGGTGGAGATATTTTATTTATAGAATCTATTTTATCGAAAGGAAAAGGAACGCTTTCCATTACTGGTAATTTAGGAAATGTAATGAAAGAATCTGCAACCATTGCTTTACAATACATAAAATCGAATGCAGAAGAATTTGGTATAAAGCCAGAAACTATGGAAAAATACAACGTCCATATTCACGTTCCTGAAGGTGCCACACCAAAAGACGGACCAAGTGCAGGTATTACCATGTTAACTTCTTTGGTTTCTTCTTATACACAGCGAAAAGTAAAAAACAAGTTGGCTATGACTGGCGAAATTACGTTACGTGGAAAAGTATTACCAGTTGGTGGAATCAAAGAAAAAATATTAGCTGCTAAAAGAGCAAATATCAAGGAAATAATTCTTTGTGAAGACAACAGAAAAGACATTTTAGAAATAAACGAAAGTTATTTAAAAGGTCTTACATTCCATTATGTTTCGGACATGAAACAAGTAATTGAAATAGCACTTACAAAGCAAAAAGTACAAAATGCTAAGAAATTAGTGTAA
- a CDS encoding RNA polymerase sigma factor gives METNQPHITNLIERCKKSDKNAQLEIYKGYYRAMYNVSFRILKDKFEAEDIMQEAFLTVFTKMHTYKGKVTFGAWLKRIVINKSLTQLKKNARYQEVKMEVIPNDDNVQEETLEYAGLKPEIVLNCMQNLKENYRLLLNLNLIEGYDYEEIAQILNYTNENVRTTVSRAKKKLKQVLLAENIKTQAYGR, from the coding sequence TTGGAAACTAATCAACCACATATAACCAACCTTATAGAACGCTGCAAAAAGTCGGACAAAAACGCGCAATTAGAAATTTACAAAGGGTATTACAGAGCCATGTACAATGTTTCTTTTCGTATTTTAAAAGATAAATTTGAAGCGGAAGATATCATGCAAGAAGCCTTTTTAACAGTCTTCACAAAAATGCACACCTATAAAGGTAAAGTTACATTTGGAGCGTGGTTAAAGAGAATTGTTATCAATAAAAGTTTAACACAATTAAAGAAAAATGCAAGATACCAAGAGGTAAAAATGGAAGTAATTCCTAATGATGATAATGTGCAAGAGGAAACACTTGAATATGCTGGTTTAAAACCTGAAATCGTTTTAAATTGCATGCAAAACTTGAAAGAAAATTATAGATTGTTACTAAATTTAAACTTAATTGAAGGCTATGATTATGAAGAAATTGCGCAAATATTAAATTATACCAACGAAAATGTTAGAACTACAGTTTCGAGAGCTAAGAAAAAATTAAAGCAGGTTTTACTTGCAGAGAATATAAAAACACAAGCATATGGAAGATAA
- a CDS encoding head GIN domain-containing protein, with protein MNKKIILTCLIFTIAFSMNAQNWWGNSKKIKGNGNVVTVNRTTPNFDGVTAGGSFDVILVKGKEGNIKIEGEENIIPYIKTEVKRNTLKINYKKNTNIRTTKRLTITVFYNDIESVSLGGSGNISSKEKITARDFNASLGGSGKIDLHIQAKEVSASIGGSGDIDLKGNTTKLTCSIAGSGSIRAFDLKTDEVKATVAGSGSIKTTVKSKIKAKIVGSGNLYYKGNPSHINTKSVGSGSVIDRN; from the coding sequence ATGAACAAAAAAATAATTTTAACCTGCTTAATTTTTACGATTGCATTTTCTATGAATGCGCAAAACTGGTGGGGAAATAGCAAAAAAATAAAAGGAAATGGAAATGTGGTTACTGTAAATAGAACCACACCTAATTTCGATGGTGTTACTGCAGGTGGCTCTTTTGATGTAATTCTTGTAAAAGGAAAAGAAGGAAACATTAAAATTGAAGGAGAAGAAAACATTATTCCTTATATAAAAACAGAAGTTAAAAGAAATACCTTAAAAATAAATTACAAGAAAAATACCAATATTAGAACCACAAAAAGATTAACTATAACTGTATTTTACAATGATATTGAAAGTGTTTCTTTGGGGGGGTCTGGAAATATTTCTAGCAAAGAAAAAATTACTGCACGAGATTTTAATGCGAGTTTAGGAGGTTCTGGAAAAATAGATTTACATATACAAGCTAAAGAAGTTAGTGCATCTATTGGTGGTTCTGGAGATATCGATTTAAAAGGAAATACCACAAAATTAACTTGTTCTATTGCAGGTTCCGGAAGCATTAGGGCTTTCGATTTAAAAACCGATGAAGTAAAAGCAACTGTTGCTGGTTCTGGAAGTATTAAAACAACTGTAAAATCTAAAATAAAAGCAAAAATAGTAGGCTCTGGAAATCTATATTACAAAGGAAACCCAAGTCATATAAATACAAAATCTGTAGGTTCTGGAAGTGTTATTGATAGGAATTAG
- a CDS encoding GlmU family protein produces MNYILFDGDVRNSLLPFTFTRPVADIRIGILTIREKWEKHLGLTTTTITEEYLEEKFPMVEMEENILINASFCPTNSLVEKVKNLGENEAIFKGEDVIAFYTSDSQEEVNFDEYTQIEFEEELLQIKENWDIFTFNGKAIKEDFDLITEDRTSQPIPEGVQVINKENIFIEEGAEVIFSSLNASNGPIYIGKDALIMENASIRGPFSMSEKAVVKMGTKIYGGTTLGPYCKVGGEINNSVLFGYTSKGHDGYLGNSVLGEWCNLGADTNNSNLKNNYAEVKLWKYETGNFAKTGLQFCGLMMGDHSKCGINTMFNTGTVVGVSTNIFGTGFPRNFIPSFSWGGAAGFTTFQMRKVLEVATAVMKRKNLVFDDKDQRILNHVFEITKEYRNY; encoded by the coding sequence ATGAATTATATTTTATTCGATGGCGATGTTAGAAATTCGCTGTTACCATTTACTTTTACAAGACCAGTTGCAGATATTAGAATTGGTATTTTAACCATTAGAGAAAAATGGGAAAAGCATTTGGGTTTAACTACCACAACTATTACTGAAGAATATTTGGAAGAGAAGTTTCCAATGGTAGAAATGGAAGAGAATATTTTAATAAATGCTTCTTTTTGTCCTACAAATTCTTTAGTAGAAAAAGTAAAAAACTTAGGTGAAAACGAAGCTATTTTTAAAGGTGAAGATGTAATTGCTTTTTACACATCCGATTCTCAAGAGGAAGTAAATTTCGATGAATATACACAAATCGAGTTTGAAGAAGAGTTACTTCAAATTAAAGAAAATTGGGATATTTTTACCTTCAATGGAAAAGCAATTAAAGAAGATTTCGATTTAATTACAGAAGATAGAACGTCGCAACCAATTCCAGAAGGAGTTCAAGTAATTAATAAAGAAAATATTTTTATTGAAGAAGGAGCAGAGGTTATTTTCTCTTCTTTAAATGCTTCCAATGGTCCTATTTATATTGGTAAAGATGCTTTAATAATGGAAAACGCTTCTATTAGAGGGCCATTTTCTATGAGTGAGAAAGCCGTTGTAAAAATGGGAACCAAAATTTATGGAGGTACTACACTTGGGCCTTATTGTAAAGTTGGTGGAGAAATTAATAATTCTGTTTTATTTGGTTATACAAGTAAAGGACATGATGGTTATTTAGGAAATTCTGTTTTAGGAGAATGGTGTAATTTAGGGGCAGATACAAACAACTCGAACCTAAAAAATAATTATGCAGAAGTTAAATTATGGAAATACGAAACTGGAAATTTTGCAAAAACGGGTTTGCAATTTTGCGGTTTAATGATGGGAGATCACTCCAAATGTGGTATTAACACTATGTTTAACACAGGAACTGTGGTTGGTGTAAGTACAAATATTTTTGGAACAGGTTTTCCAAGAAATTTTATCCCTTCTTTCAGTTGGGGTGGAGCAGCAGGTTTTACAACATTTCAAATGAGAAAAGTATTGGAAGTTGCAACAGCTGTTATGAAACGTAAAAATTTAGTTTTTGATGATAAAGACCAACGAATTTTAAATCATGTTTTTGAAATTACGAAAGAGTATAGGAATTATTAG
- a CDS encoding 6-phosphogluconate dehydrogenase — protein MKKIIGILLTVVILITLLYYVFIYNITFSEGVRSGELIKISKKGVLVKTWEGEISQGISGAQIFAFSVEDKNKKVVENLQKFQGRYVKLTYIERYATFFWLGDTKYFVTKVEEDQSPHFRKN, from the coding sequence ATGAAAAAAATTATAGGAATCTTATTAACTGTCGTAATTTTAATTACGTTATTATATTACGTTTTTATTTATAATATTACGTTTAGTGAAGGGGTTCGTTCTGGCGAATTAATTAAAATTAGTAAAAAAGGAGTTTTGGTAAAAACTTGGGAAGGAGAAATTAGTCAAGGTATTTCTGGGGCACAAATTTTTGCTTTTTCTGTAGAAGATAAGAACAAAAAAGTAGTCGAAAATTTACAAAAATTTCAAGGACGTTATGTAAAACTTACTTATATAGAAAGATATGCTACGTTTTTCTGGTTGGGTGATACCAAGTATTTTGTTACCAAAGTAGAAGAAGATCAATCTCCACATTTTAGGAAAAATTAA
- a CDS encoding acyl-CoA thioesterase yields MKKKFKHIEESQLTITELMLPSHSNFSGKIHGGHILNLMDQIAFACASKHSENYCVTASVNKVDFLNPIEVGELVTLKASINYTGRTSMVVGLRVESENIRTGEKKHCNSSYFTMVAKDQAGKSAQIPGIILTSKDEIRRFARSITRQNEGRNRTSRFSSKIFKTDAYIHLLKESNSRIELK; encoded by the coding sequence ATGAAAAAAAAATTTAAACATATTGAAGAATCTCAATTAACCATTACAGAGTTAATGTTGCCATCGCATTCTAATTTTAGTGGAAAAATTCATGGTGGACATATTTTAAACCTAATGGATCAAATTGCGTTTGCGTGTGCCTCGAAACATTCCGAAAATTATTGCGTAACTGCTTCCGTAAACAAAGTAGATTTTTTAAACCCTATTGAAGTTGGTGAATTAGTAACCTTAAAAGCTTCCATAAATTATACAGGAAGAACTTCTATGGTTGTGGGGTTACGTGTAGAATCGGAAAATATTAGAACTGGCGAAAAGAAACATTGTAATTCTTCTTATTTTACAATGGTTGCTAAAGACCAAGCTGGAAAAAGTGCGCAAATTCCTGGCATTATTTTAACTTCTAAAGATGAAATAAGACGTTTTGCAAGATCCATTACAAGACAAAATGAAGGTAGAAACAGAACGTCTCGTTTTAGTAGTAAAATTTTTAAAACGGATGCATACATTCATCTATTAAAGGAAAGTAATTCTAGAATTGAGTTGAAATAA
- the leuB gene encoding 3-isopropylmalate dehydrogenase: MKLNIALLAGDGIGPEVIDQAVKVSDAIAKKFNHKINWKPALTGAAAIDAVGEPYPDETHKICASSDAVLFGAIGHPRFDNDPSAKVRPEQGLLKMRKKLGLFANVRPTFTFSSLLDKSPLKRERIEGTDLVFLRELTGGIYFGEKGRRDEGETAFDNCVYTRAEVQRLAKKGFELAMTRSKKLCCVDKANVLETSRLWRETVQAMEKEYPEVVVSYEFVDAVAMRLVQWPNSYDVLITENLFGDILTDEASVISGSMGLMPSASLGADIGLFEPIHGSYPQATGLNIANPMATILSAAMMFENFGLQKEGKAIRDAVNNALNKGIVTEDLADGGKSYGTKEVGDWLAEHI, from the coding sequence ATGAAATTAAATATCGCATTATTAGCAGGAGATGGAATTGGACCAGAAGTAATAGACCAAGCAGTAAAGGTGTCGGATGCTATTGCTAAAAAGTTCAATCATAAAATTAATTGGAAACCAGCCTTAACAGGAGCAGCCGCAATTGATGCAGTTGGAGAACCTTATCCAGATGAAACACATAAAATTTGTGCGTCTTCAGATGCTGTGTTATTTGGTGCAATTGGGCATCCACGTTTCGATAACGATCCTTCTGCAAAAGTTCGTCCGGAACAAGGCTTACTAAAAATGCGTAAGAAATTAGGGCTGTTTGCGAATGTTCGTCCAACATTTACATTTTCTTCTTTGTTAGATAAATCTCCCTTAAAAAGAGAAAGAATCGAAGGAACAGATTTGGTTTTTTTACGTGAATTAACAGGTGGAATTTATTTCGGAGAAAAGGGGAGAAGAGATGAAGGAGAAACTGCTTTCGATAACTGTGTGTACACAAGAGCAGAGGTACAAAGATTGGCAAAAAAAGGGTTTGAATTGGCAATGACTCGTTCTAAAAAATTATGTTGTGTAGATAAAGCGAACGTTTTAGAAACATCAAGATTATGGAGAGAAACTGTGCAAGCAATGGAAAAAGAGTATCCAGAAGTGGTAGTTTCTTATGAGTTTGTAGATGCAGTTGCGATGCGTTTGGTTCAATGGCCAAATAGTTACGATGTTTTAATTACGGAAAATTTATTTGGAGATATTTTAACAGATGAAGCTTCTGTAATATCTGGTTCTATGGGGTTAATGCCAAGTGCCTCTTTAGGAGCAGATATTGGTTTATTTGAGCCAATTCATGGTTCTTATCCACAAGCAACAGGTTTAAATATTGCAAATCCGATGGCAACTATTTTATCTGCAGCTATGATGTTCGAAAACTTTGGTTTACAAAAAGAAGGAAAAGCAATTAGAGATGCTGTAAACAATGCTTTAAATAAAGGAATTGTAACAGAAGATTTAGCTGACGGAGGAAAATCTTACGGAACAAAAGAAGTAGGAGACTGGTTGGCAGAACATATATAA